From one Dermacentor andersoni chromosome 1, qqDerAnde1_hic_scaffold, whole genome shotgun sequence genomic stretch:
- the LOC126544144 gene encoding man(5)GlcNAc(2)-PP-dolichol translocation protein RFT1: protein MAEKNLMAKATKAASYNIILQLTLRVLTFVLNAYILRHITKDLLGVINVRLMLLYTTVQFLSREPFRRSCLSDTDNQNWPAIINVTWLCLPVCIFIGGIMSFVWLFVLERPEPLVASGYTLGVYCVVISVVIEVLAEPLYVISQAFHYIKFKIFFVGSGITLRCIIMAVLVAFDPRNAIWAYSVAQLISSAYYTVVLYAYFTFESRRLRHGGEDKSKDSSRKCNEHALPFTSAFDIIPFIGSNGTQLDRNITKLTWSFMKQTVFKQLLTEGERYIMTIFSILSFAEQGVYDIVNNLGSLTARLVFQPIEESSYVFFAQVVQRDVPPSQQNVDSVMLSVLTLKQLLKLLAHIGLIIFTFGQAYSSLILHLYGGSALSDSLAPLLLRWHCAYIVLIAINGITECFVFAAMSKEQLDQHNRRLALFSVLFLFIAYLLTTLFGAIGFILANCFNMTARVGYSTFYINAYYAKTQYRPLHGILPSARVLGTAVFSYLVTTISEAMFCCHAGFIYLLLHAAVGALCLFVFLAVIYIEEKELVAFLKTCWHDRSFGKKSEKVQ from the coding sequence ATGGCAGAGAAGAACCTTATGGCAAAAGCCACAAAAGCAGCTTCGTACAACATCATTCTGCAGTTGACTCTGCGTGTTTTAACGTTCGTGCTGAATGCATACATCTTGCGACACATCACCAAAGACCTGTTGGGGGTTATCAATGTGCGGTTGATGCTTCTGTACACAACTGTGCAATTCCTGAGCAGGGAGCCTTTCCGTCGATCCTGTTTGAGTGATACGGACAACCAAAACTGGCCTGCCATCATCAATGTAACCTGGCTGTGCCTTCCCGTTTGTATCTTTATTGGTGGCATTATGAGCTTTGTATGGTTGTTCGTTCTGGAGCGACCTGAACCCTTGGTGGCGAGTGGCTACACGCTGGGCGTATACTGTGTGGTCATTTCTGTTGTTATCGAAGTGCTTGCTGAACCTCTATACGTTATAAGTCAAGCGTTCCATTACATAAAGTTCAAAATATTTTTTGTGGGGAGTGGCATTACCTTACGGTGCATCATAATGGCAGTACTCGTTGCCTTCGACCCGCGGAATGCTATTTGGGCTTACAGCGTTGCACAACTAATATCATCTGCCTATTATACTGTTGTTCTTTATGCTTACTTCACGTTTGAATCAAGGCGATTGCGCCACGGCGGTGAAGATAAATCAAAAGACTCCAGCCGCAAATGTAAtgaacatgcactacctttcacCAGTGCATTTGATATTATTCCTTTCATTGGCAGTAATGGTACACAGCTTGACCGAAACATCACAAAACTTACTTGGAGTTTTATGAAGCAAACAGTGTTCAAGCAGCTCTTGACTGAAGGTGAACGTTATATCATGACTATTTTCAGCATTCTGTCTTTTGCTGAGCAGGGTGTGTATGACATTGTCAACAACCTTGGATCCCTAACAGCCCGTCTTGTCTTTCAGCCAATTGAAGAAAGCAgctatgtgttctttgctcaggtAGTACAGCGTGATGTGCCACCCAGCCAGCAAAACGTGGACAGTGTCATGTTAAGTGTATTAACATTGAAACAGCTTCTGAAGTTGCTGGCTCACATTGGACTCATCATTTTCACTTTTGGTCAAGCCTACTCTAGTCTTATTCTACATTTGTATGGGGGCAGTGCACTGAGTGACAGTCTAGCACCTCTGCTACTCAGGTGGCACTGTGCATACATTGTATTAATTGCTATCAATGGAATCACTGAGTGCTTTGTGTTTGCTGCTATGAGTAAGGAACAGCTGGACCAGCATAACCGCAGGCTCGCCCTTTTTTCTGTGCTGTTCCTATTTATTGCGTACCTTCTGACCACCTTGTTTGGTGCTATTGGATTCATTCTGGCCAACTGTTTTAACATGACTGCACGTGTTGGTTACAGTACATTCTATATAAACGCATACTATGCCAAAACTCAATACCGTCCATTGCATGGTATTCTTCCTAGTGCACGTGTGCTTGGTACTGCTGTTTTTAGTTATCTTGTGACCACAATTTCAGAAGCAATGTTCTGCTGTCATGCTGGATTCATTTACCTTTTGTTGCATGCTGCTGTTGGTGCACTGTGCTTGTTTGTGTTCTTGGCTGTCATCTATATAGAGGAGAAAGAACTAGTAGCATTCCTCAAAACATGTTGGCATGACAGAAGCTTTGGAAAAAAATCTGAAAAGgtgcagtag